A single region of the Ancylobacter novellus DSM 506 genome encodes:
- the odhB gene encoding 2-oxoglutarate dehydrogenase complex dihydrolipoyllysine-residue succinyltransferase: MATEIRVPTLGESVTEATIGKWFKKAGEAVAADEPIVELETDKVTIEVPAPAAGVLSEIVAKDGETVGVGALLGSIGEGSGAAKAAPAAAPAPAKAEAPKAEAPKPAAAPVPAAPAAAPAGANGPAVAKLASESGINPAMLAGTGKDARVTKGDMLAAIATGVSAPAAAPSAPVVARAPSAPDDASREERVKMTKLRVTIARRLKEAQNAAAMLTTFNDVDMSAVMSLRAQYKDVFEKKHGVKLGFMGFFTKAVIQALKDVPEVNAEIDGQDLVYKNYYHIGIAVGTDKGLVVPVVRDADQMSIAEIEKTIAGLGRKARDGKLGIEDMQGGTFTITNGGIYGSLMSTPILNAPQSGILGMHRIEERPVVVKGQIVARPMMYLALSYDHRIVDGKGAVTFLVRVKEALEDPTRLVLDL; this comes from the coding sequence ATGGCCACCGAGATCCGCGTTCCGACGCTGGGCGAATCGGTCACCGAAGCGACGATCGGCAAGTGGTTCAAGAAGGCCGGCGAGGCGGTTGCGGCCGACGAGCCGATCGTCGAGCTGGAGACCGACAAGGTCACGATCGAGGTGCCCGCGCCGGCGGCCGGCGTGCTCTCCGAGATCGTCGCCAAGGACGGCGAGACCGTCGGCGTCGGCGCCCTGCTCGGCTCGATCGGTGAAGGCAGCGGCGCCGCCAAGGCGGCCCCCGCCGCGGCGCCTGCCCCGGCCAAGGCCGAAGCTCCCAAGGCCGAGGCGCCCAAGCCTGCGGCGGCTCCGGTTCCTGCGGCGCCCGCCGCTGCGCCGGCCGGCGCCAACGGCCCGGCGGTCGCCAAGCTCGCCAGCGAGAGCGGCATCAACCCGGCCATGCTCGCCGGCACCGGCAAGGACGCCCGCGTGACCAAGGGCGACATGCTCGCGGCCATCGCTACCGGCGTCTCCGCGCCGGCGGCCGCGCCGAGCGCCCCGGTCGTCGCCCGCGCGCCCTCGGCGCCGGACGATGCCTCGCGCGAAGAGCGCGTGAAGATGACCAAGCTGCGCGTCACCATTGCGCGCCGCCTGAAGGAAGCCCAGAACGCCGCTGCCATGCTCACGACGTTCAACGACGTCGACATGTCGGCGGTGATGAGCCTGCGTGCGCAGTACAAGGACGTGTTCGAGAAGAAGCACGGCGTGAAGCTGGGCTTCATGGGCTTCTTCACCAAGGCGGTGATCCAGGCCCTGAAGGACGTGCCGGAGGTCAATGCCGAGATCGACGGGCAGGACCTCGTCTACAAGAACTACTACCACATCGGCATCGCCGTCGGCACCGACAAGGGCCTCGTCGTGCCGGTGGTGCGCGACGCCGACCAGATGTCGATCGCCGAGATCGAGAAGACCATCGCCGGCCTCGGCCGCAAGGCGCGCGACGGCAAGCTCGGCATCGAGGACATGCAGGGCGGCACCTTCACCATCACCAATGGCGGCATCTACGGTTCGCTGATGTCGACGCCGATCCTCAACGCGCCGCAGTCGGGCATCCTCGGCATGCACCGCATCGAGGAGCGCCCCGTCGTGGTGAAGGGCCAGATCGTCGCCCGGCCGATGATGTACCTCGCGCTGAGCTACGACCACCGCATCGTCGACGGCAAGGGCGCGGTGACCTTCCTGGTCCGCGTCAAGGAAGCGCTGGAAGACCCGACCCGGCTCGTGCTGGACCTCTGA
- the lpdA gene encoding dihydrolipoyl dehydrogenase, whose translation MSYDLIVIGTGPGGYVCAIRASQLGLKVAVVEKRATFGGTCLNIGCIPSKALLHASHLFDEAGHRFAEMGIGVGAPTLDHKAFLGFKDKAVDGNTKGVAFLMKKNKIDTYHGTASIPAPGKVDVAMADGSQQTLETKAIVIATGSDVAKLPGIEIDETRIVSSTGAIALEKVPGKLLVVGAGVIGLELGSVWRRLGAEVTVVEYLDRILPGMDLDVAKSFQRILEKQGIAFKLGSKVTGVDSKGKTLKASVEPAAGGAAETLEADVVLVAIGRVPYTEGLGLEALGVEKDKRGRVVTDHYYRTNVPGIFAIGDAIAGPMLAHKAEDEGVALAELLAGQAGHVNYDVIPAVVYTSPEVASVGKTEEELKEAGVAYKVGKFPFLANGRAKANDETDGFVKILADATTDKVLGAHIIGVEAGEMIHECAVLMEFGGSSEDLARTCHAHPTRSEAVKEAAMAVEKRAIHM comes from the coding sequence ATGTCCTACGACCTGATCGTCATCGGCACCGGCCCCGGCGGCTATGTGTGCGCCATCCGCGCCTCCCAGCTCGGCCTCAAGGTCGCGGTGGTCGAGAAGCGCGCCACCTTCGGCGGCACCTGCCTGAACATCGGCTGCATCCCGTCCAAGGCGCTGCTGCACGCCTCGCACCTGTTCGACGAGGCCGGCCACCGCTTCGCCGAGATGGGCATCGGGGTGGGCGCGCCGACGCTCGACCACAAGGCGTTTCTGGGCTTCAAGGACAAGGCGGTGGACGGCAACACCAAGGGTGTCGCCTTCCTCATGAAGAAGAACAAGATCGACACCTATCACGGCACCGCCTCGATCCCCGCGCCCGGCAAGGTCGACGTCGCCATGGCGGACGGGTCGCAGCAGACGCTGGAGACCAAGGCGATCGTCATCGCCACCGGCTCGGACGTGGCCAAGCTGCCGGGCATCGAGATCGACGAGACGCGCATCGTCTCGTCCACCGGCGCCATCGCGCTGGAAAAGGTGCCGGGCAAGCTGCTCGTGGTGGGCGCCGGCGTGATCGGGCTGGAGTTAGGGAGCGTGTGGCGGCGCCTCGGCGCCGAGGTCACCGTGGTCGAATATCTCGACCGCATCCTGCCGGGCATGGACCTCGACGTGGCGAAGTCCTTCCAGCGCATCCTCGAAAAGCAGGGCATCGCCTTCAAGCTCGGCTCGAAGGTCACCGGCGTCGACAGCAAGGGCAAGACGCTCAAGGCGTCCGTCGAGCCCGCCGCCGGTGGCGCTGCCGAGACGCTGGAAGCCGACGTCGTCCTCGTCGCCATCGGCCGCGTGCCCTACACCGAAGGGCTGGGGCTGGAAGCGCTGGGCGTCGAGAAGGACAAGCGCGGCCGCGTCGTCACCGACCATTACTACCGTACCAACGTGCCCGGCATCTTCGCCATCGGCGACGCCATTGCCGGCCCGATGCTCGCCCACAAGGCCGAGGACGAGGGCGTGGCGCTGGCAGAGCTGCTGGCCGGACAGGCCGGCCATGTGAATTACGACGTGATCCCGGCGGTCGTTTACACCTCGCCGGAAGTCGCCTCGGTCGGCAAGACCGAGGAGGAGCTGAAGGAAGCCGGCGTCGCCTACAAGGTCGGCAAGTTCCCCTTCCTCGCCAATGGCCGCGCCAAGGCGAACGACGAGACCGACGGCTTCGTGAAGATCCTTGCGGATGCGACGACGGACAAGGTGCTGGGCGCCCACATCATCGGCGTCGAGGCCGGCGAGATGATCCACGAATGCGCCGTGCTGATGGAGTTCGGCGGCTCGTCCGAGGACCTCGCCCGCACCTGCCACGCCCACCCGACCCGCTCCGAGGCGGTGAAGGAAGCGGCGATGGCGGTGGAGAAGCGTGCCATCCACATGTGA
- a CDS encoding L-lactate permease, producing the protein MWSQVYNPLNSMVLSTAAAAIPVVLLLVMIASGKIKAHLAAVIALVVAILISVAIFTMPAGLAIRAAILGIVTGLFPIGWIVLNVIFLYRLTVATGRFKILEQAIGGVTPDRRLQLLLIAFSFGAFFEGASGFGTPVAVTGAILMGLGFSPLAASGLSLIANTAPVAYGALGTPIVGLASVTGLDPYMLGAMVGRQLPFFSMIVPFWVVCAFAGWRGMKEVWPAILVCALSFAIPQFVISNFINPWIVDIGASLISMAALILFLKVWQPKKLWLSPALRTHDESAGTMPPVSAEPLVKPTRAEVWSALLPWIIVCVLLLIWGSGWFKNLVNPIFTWNYTVEGLHNMVQKVPPVVAKPATESAIFSFTYLSYTGTAMLIAALIYGAVIRFSPVRLFREYLQTIWILRASLATIASMLAIGTLTRFSGLDATLGLAFAATGVLYPFFGTLLGWLGVALTGSDTASNVLFGGLQKITSEQLGLSPILMGAANSSGGVMGKMIDAQSIVVASTATNWFGHEGSILRFVFWHSIVLACLVGCLVMLQAYVHPFTLMVIHP; encoded by the coding sequence ATGTGGAGTCAGGTCTACAATCCCTTGAATAGCATGGTATTGTCCACGGCTGCCGCGGCGATACCTGTCGTTCTTCTGCTGGTGATGATCGCGTCGGGCAAGATCAAGGCACATCTGGCCGCCGTCATTGCCCTCGTCGTTGCTATACTGATCTCGGTCGCCATTTTCACCATGCCGGCCGGCCTCGCCATACGTGCCGCCATTCTCGGCATCGTGACCGGCCTTTTCCCGATCGGCTGGATCGTCCTCAACGTCATCTTCCTCTACCGCCTCACCGTCGCCACCGGCCGGTTCAAGATTCTCGAACAGGCCATCGGCGGGGTGACGCCGGACCGGCGGTTGCAGCTCCTCCTCATCGCCTTTTCCTTCGGTGCCTTCTTCGAGGGCGCCTCGGGATTCGGCACGCCGGTGGCGGTGACCGGCGCCATATTGATGGGTCTCGGCTTCTCGCCGCTCGCCGCCTCCGGCCTGTCGCTGATCGCCAACACGGCGCCGGTGGCCTACGGAGCCCTTGGAACGCCGATCGTCGGCCTCGCCAGCGTGACCGGGCTCGACCCCTATATGCTCGGCGCCATGGTCGGCCGGCAGCTGCCCTTCTTCTCGATGATCGTGCCGTTCTGGGTGGTGTGCGCCTTCGCCGGCTGGCGGGGCATGAAGGAGGTGTGGCCGGCGATCCTGGTCTGCGCGCTCTCCTTCGCCATCCCCCAGTTCGTCATCTCGAACTTCATCAATCCGTGGATCGTCGACATCGGCGCCTCGCTGATCTCGATGGCGGCGCTGATCCTGTTCCTCAAGGTGTGGCAGCCCAAGAAGCTGTGGCTGTCCCCGGCGCTGCGCACGCACGACGAATCCGCCGGCACCATGCCGCCGGTCTCCGCCGAGCCGCTGGTGAAGCCGACGCGCGCGGAGGTGTGGAGCGCGCTGCTGCCGTGGATCATCGTCTGCGTGCTGCTGCTGATCTGGGGCTCGGGCTGGTTCAAGAACCTGGTGAACCCGATCTTCACCTGGAACTATACGGTCGAGGGCCTGCACAACATGGTGCAGAAGGTGCCGCCGGTGGTGGCCAAGCCCGCGACCGAGAGCGCGATCTTCTCCTTCACCTACCTGTCCTACACCGGCACGGCGATGCTGATCGCGGCGCTGATCTATGGCGCGGTGATCCGCTTCTCGCCGGTGCGGCTGTTCAGGGAGTACCTCCAGACCATCTGGATCCTGCGCGCCTCGCTCGCCACCATCGCCTCGATGCTGGCCATCGGCACGCTGACCCGCTTCTCCGGCCTCGACGCCACGCTGGGCTTGGCTTTCGCGGCGACCGGGGTGCTCTATCCCTTCTTCGGCACGCTGCTCGGCTGGCTCGGCGTGGCGCTGACGGGCTCGGACACGGCGTCCAACGTACTGTTCGGCGGGTTGCAGAAGATCACCTCCGAGCAGCTCGGCCTCTCGCCCATACTGATGGGCGCGGCGAACTCGTCGGGCGGCGTCATGGGCAAGATGATCGATGCGCAGTCCATCGTCGTCGCCTCCACCGCCACCAACTGGTTCGGCCATGAAGGCTCGATCCTGCGCTTCGTGTTCTGGCACTCCATCGTGCTGGCCTGCCTGGTCGGCTGCCTGGTGATGCTGCAGGCCTATGTCCACCCCTTCACGCTGATGGTCATCCATCCGTGA
- a CDS encoding VOC family protein, whose protein sequence is MIEHMSIGVSDYRRSLAFYDAVLAPLGFVRVWAHPEPEGESACWGPPGEAPSPEGTPGAAPFWIQHRADRIAPVPGFHLCFMAPSRKAVDAFHAAGIATGGRDEGAPGLRPHYGEGYYAAFLFDPDGWKIEALTYTDA, encoded by the coding sequence ATGATCGAGCACATGTCGATCGGCGTTTCGGACTATCGGCGCTCGCTCGCCTTCTACGACGCGGTGCTGGCGCCGCTGGGCTTCGTGCGGGTGTGGGCGCATCCCGAGCCGGAGGGGGAATCGGCCTGCTGGGGACCGCCGGGCGAGGCACCCTCGCCGGAGGGCACGCCCGGCGCGGCACCGTTCTGGATCCAGCACCGGGCCGACAGGATCGCGCCGGTGCCCGGCTTCCATCTCTGCTTCATGGCGCCTTCGCGCAAGGCGGTCGACGCCTTCCACGCCGCCGGCATCGCCACGGGCGGGCGCGACGAGGGGGCGCCGGGGCTCCGGCCGCATTATGGCGAGGGGTACTATGCCGCCTTCCTGTTCGATCCCGACGGCTGGAAGATCGAGGCGCTCACCTACACGGATGCGTGA
- a CDS encoding tyrosine recombinase XerC — protein MASTDAQKAARAEIALLAGAAPDVAVALKGWLARLGHERRLSPKTREAYARDMSIFLGLLARQIGRQPEIADLANLSPREVRAVIAARRAEGIEARTQMRFLAAARSFGRHMEREGLGKVGALTAVRAPRIARTLPRPLSPADARAMADPATRAGEEREPWVLMRDAAVIALLYGSGLRISEALGLMRRDMPEPGRGDQIVVHGKGGKTRMVPVLRQVAEMVDAYVCACPYELEPSSSLFRGAKGGPLSPRIVQLAVERMRGGLGLPDSATPHALRHSFATHLLGRGGDLRSIQELLGHASLSTTQIYAAVDSAALMAAWRAAHPRAR, from the coding sequence ATGGCCAGCACCGATGCGCAGAAGGCGGCGCGGGCGGAGATAGCGCTGCTCGCCGGCGCGGCGCCGGACGTGGCCGTCGCGCTGAAGGGCTGGCTGGCCCGGCTCGGCCATGAGCGCCGGCTCTCGCCCAAGACCCGCGAGGCCTATGCCCGCGACATGTCGATCTTCCTCGGCCTGCTCGCCCGCCAGATCGGCCGGCAGCCGGAGATCGCCGATCTCGCGAACCTTTCGCCGCGCGAGGTACGGGCGGTGATCGCCGCCCGCCGCGCGGAGGGCATCGAGGCCCGCACGCAGATGCGCTTCCTCGCCGCCGCCCGTTCCTTCGGCCGGCACATGGAACGCGAGGGGCTGGGCAAGGTCGGCGCGCTCACCGCCGTGCGCGCGCCCCGCATTGCCCGCACTTTGCCGCGCCCGCTCTCGCCGGCGGATGCCCGCGCCATGGCGGACCCCGCCACCCGCGCGGGCGAGGAGCGCGAGCCCTGGGTGCTGATGCGCGACGCGGCGGTGATCGCACTGCTCTACGGCTCGGGCCTGCGCATCTCCGAGGCGCTGGGGCTGATGCGCCGCGACATGCCCGAGCCCGGGCGCGGCGACCAGATCGTCGTCCACGGCAAGGGCGGCAAGACCCGCATGGTACCGGTGCTGCGGCAGGTCGCGGAGATGGTCGACGCCTATGTCTGCGCCTGCCCCTACGAGTTGGAGCCTTCGAGCTCGCTGTTCCGCGGCGCCAAGGGCGGGCCGCTCTCGCCGCGCATCGTGCAACTGGCGGTGGAGCGCATGCGCGGCGGGCTCGGCCTGCCGGACAGCGCCACGCCGCACGCGCTGCGCCATTCCTTCGCCACCCATCTGCTCGGGCGCGGCGGCGACCTGCGCTCGATCCAGGAACTTCTCGGCCACGCCTCGCTTTCCACCACGCAGATCTATGCGGCGGTGGATTCGGCGGCGCTGATGGCCGCCTGGCGCGCGGCGCATCCGCGCGCCCGCTAG